TGAAGGAACTACTGCTGGATTTCATTCGATGTGTACATGAAAACAAGATTGTCAAAGTGCTGCTGAAATCAAAGGGAGTTGTCACAGACTTCAGTGGAGTCAAAATATCATCACTGGCAATATGTACAGACAACTGACCAcactttaaaatgtaaatgtaaaaagaaaagaaactgaatAATAGCTGGTCTATTTGCAGTGCTATATCAATATTTTCAGTTCAAGGTAACATAACTTCTTTTTGTGCTTCTTCTAAAGCATTGCTATGAGTTTAACAAAAAGATTTTCTCAATAACATGTCTGGTACTTAAGGTATGGCATCCAAGTCTAAACTCATGCACACCTGTAAAACTCAGTTTAGTCCACTGATGTATCTTGGATGTTATCATCCATCATTTATTTCCTTAGAATAACAGTGTACACTGCTACTGTTAAGAATATAAATGCTGAGAGTAAAACAGCTAGAGTATTATTAATACTTCTGTTTGTGGACAAATTCAGTTCGTGTTTCAAGATATCTTGAGTCAGACTTCACAAATAAATATCTGTTTTACTCTATATGCAGGATAGTGTACTGAGAAATGACATACATCTTTCTGACATTCTCACAATTCCTCATCCAGTAATCATGTCTGAGGACAAAGAATAAAGTAAGAAagtacatttttttccattggaagcgcacacacacacacacacacacaagttcAGGTCTTTTCTGTAGTGGGCAGCATGTGAAATCTATAAGGAAGAAGAGCCTCTTCTTTCAAGGAATCAGGAGAATTCTCAATTTAGGGCTGCACAAGTATTGGAATAACACTGACATGCTAGCTTCCACTGTTACTCTTTCATTTCAGTAGTTGTGCCTGTTTTTTAAACTATATCACTTTGTCATGCTCACTGTATTTGTTTATTACTGAAGACAGTGAGGACTGAAAATCACCACTCAAGAATGTGCAAcaccaatgaaaatatttctcttctctacaaattgctttcatttcctgagggaaaaagcaaaaataggAGTAAAATGCATGCCTTCCATATACCTTCTACCTCcaatttacaaaatattttactgtggTTGCAATTAACGAGTATTCTATAAAAAAAGTGGAAGGAAGCTTTTTGTCCTTAGGCAGCAAAAAGACATATAGTGTAAGTATAGACATGTGATCTGAAATCATACTTCAGTTTGAGCAGAAGATAGTACTGaaactttttttcctactgGATCTGCCTTGGTCTTTGAATCAGCCAGAAGGATAGAAGTTAAACTAggctttgcttttaaaagcacTGAAACCAAATTTTTGCTGATCCAATCCACCCCTTGATCTTGATACTACATATCTGCACAAATTTTCCTTTAGAAAGGGCTGTTCTGTGGATGCATGGCATAGTGCTGCTTATgaatttttatttggaaaaaaggCATTAACATGACAAATTCCAAAATTATAAGGATCCTAGTAACCACAATGTCGCATTTAGGCAGGAGCTATTTGATATCTAACTGAGTTAATTTCCAACTCCTTTGCTATTTCCTAGCCCATTCCACTGAGCTAAATTTGTATGGAAACTTGACTCTaatcccttctctttccccttcACTTCTTTCTCCCTTCTGAAATGATTAAAAGGAccaggaaggagaaagagaagtgaCTCAAGATTAAAATGTCAGTGCTGATGGAGAGGAGAGCTGTGCAATGGAGAATTTAAACATGATActgaaaggcaggaaaggactccactactagaaaagtagtaaagtaggtatgttttattccagcgctgggacgcatgggggatagctcctccaaaatcatgcgtgcctacagctgttttcagctcggtacttatcgggttacaagttccatattcattaagtttcctaacaaactcatacatattcatcacctagccccgcccagcctcgcttcgtattataatgaactcaaaagtcatttacatccgcattgcgcttgcgcagtgttgtctggtggttgtggtaggggtctctcGGGGGTCTTGTGACGAAGTCAGGGagagtcttcctcgtctgaacttttcacctttctctcctgcgcatgctcttttatacctttggcctgggtttaagctttgggactggtttgagctagttttgggatgaagcaggatgcctgtctgagactccccctggttttatcagcagtctcttatcttcttcttcctgctctggtatgctgaccaagctagatgcattgttcctaaCAAACGAATTCttttgctccccatccccctgattcagtccccccttttctaaagagttagtaaattcttttactaatactTAAATTCTTCTCCTAATGAATTTTTTGGTAGGCATCTCTTAATGTTTTCCCGTGTGCGTTTGACAAAGTAGTTAGGACTGATAGTCTTTTTAGTACTCTATAGTTCCAAATAAGTAACGCGATAGACAGCGCAAGACAGGTGCTAACCAAGGTTAATAAGACAATTATGGGGTGACATAACGTATTTAGGATACCAGTTGCGGTAGGTGACCACCCGAAAAGTGAGTCCCACCAGTTATGACTTGCGTCTTGTCTCACTCTttgcaaaattctgctgatttcttgtgtgtcataatggacagtgactaaggtcttttccccgtttctttggatttctttcaaaatttccATGAGGTCTTGATGCTTTACtaattgctttactaatgtTAGGTTCATCCCAATAGGTGTGGGTAGCAATTTATGGTAAACGGTATAGTTAGACCTTATTAATTGATGAGATACGACTGGTGCTAAATACGAAAAGTCACACCCAACAATCTTggcaaaattacaaatacaaaaattagagtgatTCCTGGCAGTTACATTTATAACATTGTCATCTATCATCATTGAAGTGCAGGTAGttcttaagcacacacagccttgcCCAACATATACGAGTACAGTTTTCGGTGAAGTGTCTGGGTGGATCTCAAAGTGACATATGCCTTGTTCTGTATCAAGACATATGTCTCTGGCATCAAgtgtattactttcacagataaatccttgttgttcCCGTGTAATACAAGATTCTAAATTCActgtttgccatttttctcttACCATCCGAGCCCATACTCTATGTTCAGAGGGGTAGAAAACTGTCCCTTTATGGTTTAATCCCAATGCGACAATaggatgaattacataaactgtgGCATTCCGTATCGTAAGCACAAAGGCAGTAGCTATGTTAGTCATTGGGTCATAGGTGAAATTTACCaaggtccaccaggattggagctttctttctaatttagtaGCATTGTTCCAAACAGCCTCTCGGATCTCAATAGGAAATACACCTTCATTACCCTCTCTTATGATTAAGGAAGCTGtggactgcatccataattgagcTTGTATGCAGCTAAAGGCTAATGAGACATtgtcctgagctgtgccaagtgtgtttaatatcagttCGTGATCCAGGTTGCTGATTTTTGCAAggtctgggagtatttttgagacttgccactggctgtttcctaatgctaatagggaagattgtaggggctgttttaatttggtcaggtcACTGGTTGCCGTGGCCAGTTtattcatcagtatctctgaatcaaTTCCATTTATAACTCCCAGCCCTGTTCCTAGCATGCCACTCAGGTCTCTCCGCATTCTGCCCTTGAGGGGGGTTTgcttctgcagccaggctgtccacccttcaagggatgtttgaattaaaggggagcaggctggttggatttcagaaatgttaatttgcattagtagttCTACACGCTTAAGAGACCATTCTGGGTTAAACAGCAGTAATTGTTGGCCTGTGTTCCTCACTACATAAGGGCCAATCTCATAAACCTTTGGCTCAGATTTAAGTGGTGTGACCTGGGTTCGGATCTGATTGCCAGAGTAGGTCATAGTGGGCCTAGCCATggcatttatctggaatttgaatgagagtCCATTACTGCCTTGGCCCCAAAGACAAACCACTTCCACAGTCTgtactaatgtaaaattataccaaCAGTCTGCTTCACTTGCGTAACTACAGATTTCACGGTGTTTGTCTGTAGAAGTAGTTGAGACACTGATTTGGGTCGCTTTTCTGTGAGTAGTCCCGTTAATCATTCGGCATCCAATCTtgattttttctcctacagtcccctggagctgccaagttctttgtttttcccactcTTGCTTTGTATACACTTGGTTTCCGTGTATGACTACAGTCAAcaggtttaaattttttaaatcagaatatttcctcATGAGTCCAGTAACCCGCATAAAGGCTTGAGACCATATGTCTTCTCCCCTAGGAATAATTTCCTGGCTGATGGTTACAATTATAACtgtgagaaaaacaattttccGGGTTATACTTGCGTGCCaccctaacattttcattttgttcgaGTAAACTTCAATTTCAATTCATCCCCAGGGGTCACTTTCCAAGGGGTCTCTGGAGCCTTTTTTACTCGGGTATGGTGAATCCAGGcactctgttctctgatcttaatCGCGGTGTAAGTGGTGAGGAGCACCTGGAATGGTCCTTtccactgtggttccagagtcttttctgtaagagacttaacatatacataatctccaggctgaatgccaTGTACAGGACCGTCTAGGCCTCGACTTCGAGTTCCAGCCACATGTTTTCcaatttctctaagctgtttATCTAAAGCAATCATGTAGGTGGTTAGCGTTTCTTCCCCTGTTTGGGTAGATATTCCTTTCTGTACCCCATATGGTCTcccataaagtatttcaaagggacttAGCTTCTCCTTAATCCTGGGCTTGGTCCGAATTCGTAACAATGCAAGTGGGAGAGATTGGGGCCAGGGTAGGTTAGCTTCTTGCCCTAATCTCACAATTTGCTGCTTAATCATAtggttcattttctctacttggcCACTCGACTGGGGATGATATGGAGTGTGGAGTTCCCAGTCTATGCCTAAATGTCGGCTAGTTTGTTGTAccacccttgaaataaaatgtggtcccctatctgatgacattGTGGCTGGAACTCCGAAGCGCggtattatttcttgtagtaaCACCTTtgttacttctcgagccttagcGGTCCTAGTaggaaaagcttctggccatcctgaaaaagtatctgttaGCACTAACAAATATCGATACCccccttttcttggaagttctgtgaaatcaatctgccactgctgtcctggcccacgGCCTCTCCCAATTTGGCCTAATTTTGGtttaggggtatttttgggattagtctggaggcaaaggttgcacTGTCGAGTTACTTGCATAACAGTTTCGTATAAGTTTCTGGCGATAATTTTCTCAATTAAGTAATTATATAAGGCATTTGTTCCCCAGTGTGTTTTCTGGTGTTCCTCTCTAACTACGGCCCATAGCAAATGAGAGGGAACAActactttttcccctgcagtgatagcccatccctcttggttaaatgttcccttttcatctttaatcaatttcttgtcttttttattatatgttggCTTACCCTCTAGGGAAAGTTGTCCATCTGGGATCAAGGCCCCAGTTGTTGTTacttcaccttttgctgcttcttttgcctctctgtccgccagttcatttccttcttctaattctgagctcaccttttgatgtgcccttatgtgcatgattgctactttctcaggtagctggactgcttccaacagccgcattatttcttctgcatgtttgatgttctttccatgtgaatttaacagtcctctttctttccaaatggccccGTGTGCGTGTACAACTCCAAATGCATACCTTGAGTCTgtatagatgtttattttctttccttttgccatctctAAGGCACGAGTTAGGgcgattatttcagccttttgtgcagaggtgtttgttggcaggggtccggattctatcacctcctggcaggtggtaactgcatacccagcatgtcgctttccactgatgatgtagctgctcccatcagtaaaCCAGGTCTCTGCGTTGTCTAAAGGGGTATCCTTCAGATCCGGGCGGCTGGAGTAGGTGGCTTCGATGGTCTCCAGGCAATCATGGCGTACCGGTTCCccttgatttccactgagaaaggaagctggattgacaatgttagttaccactatttctacatcatcttgttccaccatgatggcttgatatttcaggaacctttgtggggagagccagtgcccacctttcacttccagcaccgCAGACACCGTGTGGGATAccagtacagtcattctctgacCCAAGGTGAACTTGCGTGCTTCTTGGATGTTTAGCACGactgctgcaacagctctgaggcacccaggccatcctttggctgctgcatctagctgcttagagaaataagcaactgcccgtcggtatgggcccaggtcctgtgctagtattcccagggcgatcccttgcttctcatgggaaaatagaaagaatggctTACTCACGTCTGGGAgtcctagagctggagctgacatgagggcattctttagctggctgaaggcccgcgtggcctcctttgtccactggagatctctgctttcctttgtaatgaGTTCATATAATGGTTTCACGAGCAGTCCGTAATTGTAAATCCACAATCTGCACCACCCCgtcatccccagaaaagtccGTAACTCTTTCGCTGtctggggctttggggtttggCATATCGCTTCTTTGCGATCTTGCCCCAAAGTTCGTTGCCCAGCACTGACTTCATAGCCTAGATAGATCACTTTCCGTTTCAccacctgagcctttttcttggaTACCCTGTACCCTTGGAGTCCCAAGAAGTTTAAGAGGCTTACCGTCCAGGCTGTGCAAGCTTCCTCTGTTCGGGTAGCTATTAGGAGATCATCCACGTACTGCaatagcttcccttctcctggtggggcttcccaggactctaTGTCTTTTGCGAGCTGTTCTCCAAACAAGGTgggactgttcttaaatccctgaggcaacaccgtccatgtgagctgggttttgcgcccactcttagggctttcccattcgaatgcaaaaattttctggctggcttcatggagagggaggcaaaagaaggcatcctttaGATCTAAAACAGTAAACCAGGTTAGTTCTGGTGTTAAGCATGTTAACAGAGTGTAAGGGTTTGCCACCACAGGATAGAGATCCTCAGTTATCTTATTAACAGCCCGTAAATCCTGGACCACCCGGTAAGATCCATCGGGTTTACGGACAGGCAGGATAGGAGTATTAAAATCAGATTGGCACTCTTTTAACAATCccaactgtaagaatttttcaattattgggccaattccttccctgtcttcccttttaaggggatactgtttaattctaactggttgtttcccttctttgagtttgatctgtattggggttgcatttttggctctcccaggtacatctgtggcccagactcctgggaacacCTGGCTTATTATCTCTTCCCTGATTTCCTCCACAGGGCCTTTGGTTGTTAGTATTAGGCTCAGTATCTCTATGTACTGTTGGTCATTTACCTCCAGAATAACTTTcccattcctaaaaataatggtTGCTTGTAATTGTTCTAATAAGTCTCTTCCCAAgagtgcttttggagaattgggtaaatatagaaacttgtgaataccccattgtttcctaattttatatttcaatggcttacaaaaataagctt
This Aphelocoma coerulescens isolate FSJ_1873_10779 chromosome 3, UR_Acoe_1.0, whole genome shotgun sequence DNA region includes the following protein-coding sequences:
- the LOC138108034 gene encoding uncharacterized protein, with product MINGTTHRKATQISVSTTSTDKHREICSYASEADCWYNFTLVQTVEVVCLWGQGSNGLSFKFQINAMARPTMTYSGNQIRTQVTPLKSEPKVYEIGPYVVRNTGQQLLLFNPEWSLKRVELLMQINISEIQPACSPLIQTSLEGWTAWLQKQTPLKGRMRRDLSGMLGTGLGVINGIDSEILMNKLATATSDLTKLKQPLQSSLLALGNSQWQVSKILPDLAKISNLDHELILNTLGTAQDNVSLAFSCIQAQLWMQSTASLIIREGNEGVFPIEIREAVWNNATKLERKLQSWWTLVNFTYDPMTNIATAFVLTIRNATVYVIHPIVALGLNHKGTVFYPSEHRVWARMVREKWQTVNLESCITREQQGFICESNTLDARDICLDTEQGICHFEIHPDTSPKTVLVYVGQGCVCLRTTCTSMMIDDNVINVTARNHSNFCICNFAKIVGCDFSYLAPVVSHQLIRSNYTVYHKLLPTPIGMNLTLVKQLVKHQDLMEILKEIQRNGEKTLVTVHYDTQEISRILQRVRQDASHNWWDSLFGWSPTATGILNTLCHPIIVLLTLVSTCLALSIALLIWNYRVLKRLSVLTTLSNAHGKTLRDAYQKIH